The Amycolatopsis nigrescens CSC17Ta-90 genomic interval ACGAACCGGGCACGGAGCCGATCGCAGGTGGGGCAGGCGGGTCGCCCTCGATCACCGTGCCCAGTGACTCCTTGTAGGCCTCCTGCCAAAGACCGGCGTCCTGGATCTTCTTGAGCCAGTCGTTGACGAACTTCTTGAAGGTGTCGTCACCGTGCTTGAGCCCGATGCCGTAGGGGTCCTGGCCGAAGGAGCCGCCGACCACCTTGAGCTTGTCGTTGAGCACCGCGTTGCTGGCGAGGATGGTGAGGTCGTTGACATAGGCGTCGCCCCGGCCCTGCTCCAGTGCCTGGATGCACTCCGGGGTGGTGGCGAAGGTGGTCAGGTCCGCCTGCGGGGCCACCTGCTTGACCAGCGATGCCCCGGTGGTGTTGACGTTCGCCAGCACCTTCTTCCCGTTCAGGTCCGACGGCTTGGTGATGCCGCTGGTCGACTTGAGGGTCGCGATGGCGGGACCCGACATGAAGTACGGGCCGGCGAAGGTGACCTTCTCCGAGCGGGGCACGGTGATGCTGTAGGTGTAGATGATCGTGTCCACGGTGTTGTTCTGCAGCAACGCTTCGCGGGTCTGCGCGGTGGCGTTGACGATCTTCGCGTTGGGCTGGCCGAGGATGTACTTCGCGAGCAGCCTGCCGAGGGAGGCGTCGAAGCCCTCGGTGATGCCCGTGGTCGGGTTCTGCTGGGACAGCAGCGGGTTCTCCAGGGTGCTGCCGATCAGCAGCTGCCCCCGGTCCTTGATCGCCTTCGCGGTCGGGCTCTGCGCGATCTCCTCGTCGCTGGCCACCGGCGCCCGGTCGAGCAGCCGGTCGCCGCTGCCGGGCGGACCGGGCACGGCGTCGCTCCCGCTGGAACAAGCCGCCGTGCTGACGAGGGCGAAGATCGCGCAGATCGCGGCGACCAGTCTGCCCTTCGAAGACGCCAAACTCATGAGTGGAGTCGTCCCTTCCTTGGTCCCCGCCGACCAGGAATACGTCAGGTAGTGAGTTTCGGTCAGCCTGAGGACCTATCGAGTGAAAAGCTCGTGAAAACCGTGGGGGCCGAGGATGGCCTAGACCACATTCGGTCGTCAACCGGCCGAAAAGGTCAACGTGATGAGCCGATCCGCCCTACGTCAAGACGGCTGAAGGAGCGAAGTTCCGGCAGGTGATCAGTGCTCCCACATGATGAGAAATCACCGAAAATCTGCAGGTCGGGAGATAAATCCACAGTTAACTGTGTACTGACCTTGATCACGTAGAGTTTCATGCCCTACGGTCTGTGCTGGCTGGTCTAGTGCTTATGAGTGACGCCCTACCCTGCACTTCCGTTTCTCACGCGTAGTCGATACCCTCTACCCCCAATCGGGTGACCCATGTCAACCATTCACGTCAGCGTCTGAGGTCGTGTCGGTTCGCCCCGCCGATACGGAGCCCCGCTCGCCAAGCTCTCGTACCGTGGGAACCTGATGAGACGAACTGCTGACCTCCAACCTGGGAAGGAAGTCTTCGGTGCCCCAGCTCACGAGCGGGGAGCGCGGTCGCAAGGCGGTGTCCTCGATGGATTCTCGTGTCAGCCAAGACGCAACTGGCGACGCGGCCGAACGAGCAGGCTCGATCGGTGGGCCGCCGAGAAGTACCGGCGCCGGACCGGACTCTCATCGCGCCCGAGGCCTGGCCAACTGGCGGCTGAGCAAGAAGCTCATCGCGGTGTTCCTGCTCCCGACCGTTGCCGCGCTGTTCCTGGCTGGACTGCGAGTCTATGACGGGTTCGCCAACACCGCCGTCTACCAGCGCGCCGCGCAGCGCATCGAGCTGAGCGAGAAGATCGCCGTCGCGGTGAACGGGCTGCAGGCCGAACGTGAGGCGATGGCGGCCTGGATCGCCGCCGGCAGGCCGGGCGATCGCGGCGTACTGGACGAGGCCGTGCGGGCCGCGCAGTCCGCCGCGGACACCGTCCGCAACGCCTCCGGCGACGTCGCGGACATCGGCGACGACGTGACCACCAGCAAGTACCAGCAGAGCATCGCCCGGCTGGACGGTCTTGCCCAGCTGCGCGTCTCCGCCGCCGACTCGACCTTCCCGCCGCTGGCCGCGCAGGAGTCCTACGCGGGCGTGATCAGCGCCCTGCTGCGGGTCTCCGAGGAGTTCGGTGCGGACGTAACGGACAAGGGGCTGCAAGCCCGGCACGAGGCGCTGACCTTCCTCGCGGATGGCAAGGAGTTCTCCGCCCAGCAGAACTCCTACCTGCGCAACGCGGCGATCAAGAACGCCTTCGACCCGGCCGAGCTGAAGAACATCACCACCGCCCAGTCGAACCTGCTGGCCACCATCGACCGGTTCAACGCGGTGGCCACCCCGCAGGCGCAGCTGGACTACTCGAACACGATCTCCGGCGAGAAGGTCCAGCAGCGGTTCACGCTCCAGACGCTGGCGCTGCTGCGGGCGCAGGCGCCGGAGCCGCTGCCGGTGAGCATCTCGCCGGACGCGGTGGCGGAGTCCTCGCTGGTCACCCTGGACCTGTTCGCCCAGGTGGAGAAGCGGCTGCTGGACGATGCGGGCAGCTACACCTCCGCGCTGGTCAGCTCCGAGCGGCAGAACCTGCTGATCACCTCGGCGATCATTCTCGGCGTGCTGCTGCTGGCGCTGGTGCTGATGTACTTCGTCGCCCGCTCGCTGCTGCGCCCGCTGCGCACCCTGCGCAGCAGCGCGCTCCAGGTGGCGGACGTGCACCTGCCGGCCGCGGTGGACCGGATCATGCACGAATCCGACCCGGCGGCCGCGGCGAAGACCGCGATCGACCCGGTGCCGGTGCACACCACCGAGGAGATCGGTGAGGTGGCGCGGGCGTTCGACGTGGTCAACACCCAGGCCGTCCGGCTGGCCGCCGAACAGGCCATGCTGCGGGAGAACGTCAACGGGATCTTCGTGAACCTGTCCCGCCGTTCGCAGCGGCTGGTGGAACGCCAGCTCGGCGTGATCGACCGGCTGGAGGCCGACGAGCAGGACCCGGACCATCTGGCCAGCCTGTTCGAGCTGGACCACCTGGCCACCCGGTTGCGGCGCAACGGTGAGAGCCTGCTCGTGCTCTCCGGCGCTGGCCTGGCGAAGTCGGTGCCCAAGCCGGTGCCGTCGGCGGACGTGATCGGCGCCGCGGTGTCCGAGATCGAGCAGTACGCCAGGGTCGAGGTCGGCGTGATCCCGGAGGTCGCGGTGCGCGGCCTGACCCTGCACGACCTCGTGCACGTACTGGCCGAGTTGCTGGACAACGCCACCTACTTCTCCGAGCCGGAGACCAAGGTGAGCGTGCGCGCGGTGGTCACCAGGAAACGCGCGCTGGCCATCCAGATCACCGACCGCGGTGTCGGCATGTCCGACGATCAGATCCAGGAGGCGAACCGGCGGCTGGCCGACCCGCCCGACCTGGACGTCGCGGTGACGAGGCGGATGGGCCTGTACGTGGTCGCCCGGCTGGCCCAGCGGCACGGCATCGAGGTCCGGCTGCGGGAGAACGAGGACATCGAGGGCGGGGTGATCGCCAGGGTGGTGGTCCCGGCAGACCTGCTGGTCCCGGTGAGCGCGGAGATGAACCCGCGGCCACCGAGCCGGAACGAGACCTCGAGCCCGTCGCTGCCCAGCCTGCCGCCCGTTCCGCCGGCGTCCTCGGCCCCGCCGCCGCAGCAACAACCGCAGCAGCCGCAACCGCAGCAGCCGCCACCGGCCGGCCCGCCGCCGTCCCGCGAGCAGCCGACCGAGGTGGGCGGGCTGGTTCCGCTGGACGAACCGATCAGCCTGGACGACCTGGTCAGCGGCTCGTCCAGTGCCGCGGGCCCGTTCCTGTCGCCGCGTCAGCCCGGTGCCACCTTCGACGACACCTTGGTGCACAACAGCAACGGGAACGGCAACGGCCCACCGGCGGCGCCCGCCGCGCCTGCCGGCGGGGACAGCAGCGACACCCAGTTCTCGCTGGCCCTGCCGAAGCGGGAACCGCGCTACGTGCCGGTTGCCGCCGAGGAGCCGAAGGCCGCGCAGCCGCCAGCCGGCGAGCCGAGCGCGCTGGACGACGACGTGCCGACCAAGCGGCTGCCGATCTACCAGTCGGTGCTGTCCCGCTGGTTCAGCGAGGAGGACGCGGCCGAGGCCGCACCCGAGCAGGCGGCGGTCGAACCGGCAGCGGCCGAGGAGCCGGTGGTGTCGCCGGAGCAGCAGGAAGTCGGCACCGAAGAGGAGCTCGGAGGGCCGGTCGTGGCCGACAGCTGGCGCAGTGCGTCCGACAGCGGTTGGCAGGCGGCGCAGTCCCTGCTGGAGACCAAGGACGAGGAGATCACCCCGGCCGGTCTGCCCAAGCGGGTGCCCAACGCATACTTGGTACCGGGTTCGGTCAACACGGGTGAGACCGATGCCTTCCGTGACACCACGGTCGGCACCCCGGGGCAAGGGGCCATCGCCAGGTCGGCGACGGCCGCGCGCAGTCGGATGGTGAGCTTCCAGCGTGGCTACACCACCGGCCGGCACGCACTCCAGGAAGGCCCGGCCGAGACTCAGTCGGGAGACAGCGTTTCGGTGTGGGGCGGGGAACAGCCGTCCGGACCAGACACAGCGGTGGAAGACTCCCGTGCGGGAGTACATGGAAACGCAGTGAGGAGCGAGGAGTGACTCGGGCGGACGCAGTTCAGCCGGGAGGCGCCAGGCAGCAACAAGGTCAGCCGGGCAGTTTCGCGTGGCTGATCACGGATTTCGTGCATCGCGTCCCTGGCGCGGCACATGCCGTTGTGGTCTCGGCGGATGGGCTGTTGCTGGCGTCGTCGCGCGGGCTGCCCAAGGACAGGGCGGACCAGCTGGCGGCGGTGGCCTCCGGGCTGACCAGCCTGGCGCGGGGTGCGGCGAAGGTCTTCGAAGGCGGTGCGGTCGCGCAGACCGTGGTCGAGATGGCCAACGGCTTCATGTTCCTGATGTCGGTTTCCGACGGTTCCTGTCTCGCCGTGCTCGGCTCACCGGACAGCGACATCGGTCTCGTGGTTTACGAGATGACGCTGCTGGTGGACCGGGTCGGCCAGCAGCTGACGCCGGAGATGCGCGCACAGCTGCAAGGAGCCGCGCGCCCCTAGGCGCGCGTCGGGTTCGGAGGGACTGGCGTGGACGCGGGGCGTGCGAGGGGTGACGGCCGGCTCGGCGATGACGACGCCGCGGGCGCGCGTTGGCCGAGTCATTCGGACAACGCGGCCGACGGCGAGGACTGGGCGGCCTTCCGGGACCGCGTCGACCGCGAGTGGCGTTCACGCCGCTCCAGCGGCGAGCAGCGGGCGGAGGCGGCCGAAGGCAGCTGGCTCGGCTCGGATCCGGGTGAGATCCCCGGCCCGGCCGAGTACAGCGTGGAGGACTTCCGGGACCGGCTGCTCAGCGGTCCTGGCGCCGAGCTCTTCGGTGGACGTCGTACCGAGTACCCGGAGACTCCGCGGGACTTCACCGCGTTCGGTGGTTCGCCGCCGGACACCGGTGACCTGCCGTCGGTGCCGGGACTGCCGGTGCAGTCGGCCGACGAGCCGGAGGAAGGGTCCGGGCTGGTTCGGCCGTACTTCCGGACCAAGGGCCGGACCCGGCCGAGCTACGACCTCGCGATCGAGGCGTTGATCTCGACCAGCGAGCGTGGCCGGGTGCTGGACCGGGTCCGGGTACCCGAGCACCGGTCCATCTGCGACCTGTGCCTGGACACCAGGTCGGTGGCCGAGGTGGCGGCGTACCTGCGGCTGCCGCTCGGTGTGGTGCGTGTGTTGATCGGTGATGTTGCAGGTCTGGGCCTGGTCCTGGTGCACTCCGCGAGCTCCGCGGTGGGCGACCGGCCGAGTATCGAGTTCATGGAAAGGGTGCTCAGTGGGCTTCGGAGAATTTGACTCCGACGCGAACACGTCGGCGGCGGCCGGACCGACTTCGTCGGCCAAGATCGTTGTCGCCGGTGGGTTCGGAGCTGGAAAGACCACGTTGGTCGGGGCGGTATCGGAGATCGATCCGCTGACCACCGAGGCATCGATGACCGAGGCCAGCGTTTCGGTCGACGACGTGTCCGCGACGCCGAACAAGACGACCACCACGGTGGCGATGGACTTCGGCCGGATCTCGCTGGACTCGGACCTGGTGCTCTACGTCTTCGGCACGCCGGGACAGCACCGGTTCTGGTTCATGTGGGACGACCTGGCGCTCGGTGCGATCGGTGCGGTCGTGCTGGTGGACACCAGACGGCTGTCCGACGCGTTCGCGTCCATCGACTTCTTCGAGAACCGGCGGCTGCCCTACGTGGTGGCGATCAACTGCTTCGACCGGCTCCTGCACCACCAGATCGACGACGTGCGGCACGCCCTCACGATCTCGCCGTCGGTGCCGATCATGGCCTGTGACGCCCGGCAGCGCGAATCGGCCAAACAGGTGCTGATTTCGGTCGTCCAGCACGCCATTTCCCGTGACTCGGCGATGCAACCGGGGTAGTCGCCTCCGTTTGGATGCGGCCGTTGGGGTGAACTAGGCAGTAATCACCCGGTTCGGGGACAACTAGGGGTCGATGGTGACTCGCTGTTGATCAGGTCCCCAGGGCGGCCGCACCAAGAACCCCTCAATCGGACTCATCTCGTAGCCCTTGAGCTGCGAAGATGTATTTCTTTATAACGTTTTCCGGCGAGCTTTCCGCCGGTTCCTCTCTCATGCGCCTGCACGTGCTGTCGCGGCCCGCGCTCAAGTGCACACGTTCGGTATGCCAAGCCCCCCGTGCCGAGGGCTCGACAGGGTCGACCGGACGAATACGCTTGCGATCGACGTCCGCGGTGCGGTGGGACGGTGTCGCGACGCCGTCCGGGACGGCAGCGTATGAGGAGGGGTTAGTGACAGCGTCGGCACAGCAGTCGGGGAGCTTCGGCTGGCTAATCACCGATTTCGTGCGCCGGGTTCCCGGCGCCGCGCATGCCGTGGTCGTGTCCGCCGACGGCCTGCTGCTGGCCGGTTCGGAAGGGCTGCCGAAGGACCGCGCGGACCAGCTCTCCGCGGTCTCGTCGGGACTGGTCAGCCTGACCTTCGGCGCGGCGCGGTGCTTCGAGGCCGGTGCGGTGAACCAGACCGTGGTGGAGATGGAGCGGGGCTACCTGTTCCTGATGTCGATCAGCGACGGCTCCTGCCTCGCCGTGCTGGCCGCGCCGAACTGCGACATCGGCACCGTGGCCTACGAGATGACCATGCTGGTGGATCGGGTGGGCCAGCAGCTCACCCCGGAGCTGCGCGCGCAGCTCCAGGGCGGCGTACGTGGGTAGCCGGTGATGCGGACGCCACGTGAACGCGCGCACCGGCCGGACCCGATCGGCACCTTCGAGCTCCGGCGCGCGAAAGACGTCCTCGAAACCAGGCCGGTGCTGGAACGGGCCTACCAGCGGTCGATGGTCCGCCCGTACGCCAGGACCGGCGGCCGCACCAGGCCGGAGCACGAGCTCGCCATCGAGGCGCTGGTGTCCACCAGCGAGCAGGGCCGCCGGTACCAGGGCGCGGTGTCCGCCGAGCACCGGATCATCTGCGACCTGTGCGTGGACACGCACTCGGTCGCCGAGATCGCCGCGCACCTGCAATTGCCGCTCGGCGTGGTGAAGGTGATCGTCGGCGACATGGCCG includes:
- a CDS encoding nitrate- and nitrite sensing domain-containing protein, with amino-acid sequence MDSRVSQDATGDAAERAGSIGGPPRSTGAGPDSHRARGLANWRLSKKLIAVFLLPTVAALFLAGLRVYDGFANTAVYQRAAQRIELSEKIAVAVNGLQAEREAMAAWIAAGRPGDRGVLDEAVRAAQSAADTVRNASGDVADIGDDVTTSKYQQSIARLDGLAQLRVSAADSTFPPLAAQESYAGVISALLRVSEEFGADVTDKGLQARHEALTFLADGKEFSAQQNSYLRNAAIKNAFDPAELKNITTAQSNLLATIDRFNAVATPQAQLDYSNTISGEKVQQRFTLQTLALLRAQAPEPLPVSISPDAVAESSLVTLDLFAQVEKRLLDDAGSYTSALVSSERQNLLITSAIILGVLLLALVLMYFVARSLLRPLRTLRSSALQVADVHLPAAVDRIMHESDPAAAAKTAIDPVPVHTTEEIGEVARAFDVVNTQAVRLAAEQAMLRENVNGIFVNLSRRSQRLVERQLGVIDRLEADEQDPDHLASLFELDHLATRLRRNGESLLVLSGAGLAKSVPKPVPSADVIGAAVSEIEQYARVEVGVIPEVAVRGLTLHDLVHVLAELLDNATYFSEPETKVSVRAVVTRKRALAIQITDRGVGMSDDQIQEANRRLADPPDLDVAVTRRMGLYVVARLAQRHGIEVRLRENEDIEGGVIARVVVPADLLVPVSAEMNPRPPSRNETSSPSLPSLPPVPPASSAPPPQQQPQQPQPQQPPPAGPPPSREQPTEVGGLVPLDEPISLDDLVSGSSSAAGPFLSPRQPGATFDDTLVHNSNGNGNGPPAAPAAPAGGDSSDTQFSLALPKREPRYVPVAAEEPKAAQPPAGEPSALDDDVPTKRLPIYQSVLSRWFSEEDAAEAAPEQAAVEPAAAEEPVVSPEQQEVGTEEELGGPVVADSWRSASDSGWQAAQSLLETKDEEITPAGLPKRVPNAYLVPGSVNTGETDAFRDTTVGTPGQGAIARSATAARSRMVSFQRGYTTGRHALQEGPAETQSGDSVSVWGGEQPSGPDTAVEDSRAGVHGNAVRSEE
- a CDS encoding roadblock/LC7 domain-containing protein; translation: MTRADAVQPGGARQQQGQPGSFAWLITDFVHRVPGAAHAVVVSADGLLLASSRGLPKDRADQLAAVASGLTSLARGAAKVFEGGAVAQTVVEMANGFMFLMSVSDGSCLAVLGSPDSDIGLVVYEMTLLVDRVGQQLTPEMRAQLQGAARP
- a CDS encoding glutamate ABC transporter substrate-binding protein, encoding MSLASSKGRLVAAICAIFALVSTAACSSGSDAVPGPPGSGDRLLDRAPVASDEEIAQSPTAKAIKDRGQLLIGSTLENPLLSQQNPTTGITEGFDASLGRLLAKYILGQPNAKIVNATAQTREALLQNNTVDTIIYTYSITVPRSEKVTFAGPYFMSGPAIATLKSTSGITKPSDLNGKKVLANVNTTGASLVKQVAPQADLTTFATTPECIQALEQGRGDAYVNDLTILASNAVLNDKLKVVGGSFGQDPYGIGLKHGDDTFKKFVNDWLKKIQDAGLWQEAYKESLGTVIEGDPPAPPAIGSVPGS
- a CDS encoding GTP-binding protein, yielding MGFGEFDSDANTSAAAGPTSSAKIVVAGGFGAGKTTLVGAVSEIDPLTTEASMTEASVSVDDVSATPNKTTTTVAMDFGRISLDSDLVLYVFGTPGQHRFWFMWDDLALGAIGAVVLVDTRRLSDAFASIDFFENRRLPYVVAINCFDRLLHHQIDDVRHALTISPSVPIMACDARQRESAKQVLISVVQHAISRDSAMQPG
- a CDS encoding DUF742 domain-containing protein; the protein is MDAGRARGDGRLGDDDAAGARWPSHSDNAADGEDWAAFRDRVDREWRSRRSSGEQRAEAAEGSWLGSDPGEIPGPAEYSVEDFRDRLLSGPGAELFGGRRTEYPETPRDFTAFGGSPPDTGDLPSVPGLPVQSADEPEEGSGLVRPYFRTKGRTRPSYDLAIEALISTSERGRVLDRVRVPEHRSICDLCLDTRSVAEVAAYLRLPLGVVRVLIGDVAGLGLVLVHSASSAVGDRPSIEFMERVLSGLRRI
- a CDS encoding roadblock/LC7 domain-containing protein; this encodes MTASAQQSGSFGWLITDFVRRVPGAAHAVVVSADGLLLAGSEGLPKDRADQLSAVSSGLVSLTFGAARCFEAGAVNQTVVEMERGYLFLMSISDGSCLAVLAAPNCDIGTVAYEMTMLVDRVGQQLTPELRAQLQGGVRG
- a CDS encoding DUF742 domain-containing protein encodes the protein MRTPRERAHRPDPIGTFELRRAKDVLETRPVLERAYQRSMVRPYARTGGRTRPEHELAIEALVSTSEQGRRYQGAVSAEHRIICDLCVDTHSVAEIAAHLQLPLGVVKVIVGDMAELGLVLIHQSGLMFGDRSSREFMERVLEGLRAL